One Candidatus Paceibacterota bacterium genomic region harbors:
- a CDS encoding NAD(P)-binding domain-containing protein: MHKIGFIGQGWIGKNYADDFENRGFAVVRYSLEPEYIENKKKIKDCEFVFIAVPTPTKQTGFDMSYLHAVLPLVGKGKVAIIKSTIIPGSTKKLAKEFTHCTVFHSPEFLVEKTAAQNASHPDRNIIGVPVWDDKHKKIANEILNILPKAAYELICTAEEAEIIKYAHNIHGVMQVVFANTLFDLGTAHKADWERIKSAISADPYMCDKYLNPVHKSGRGAGGDCFVKDFEAFIESYSKSLNDNIGKKVFEAIRDKNISLLRGSQKDLDKIKAVYGE, encoded by the coding sequence ATGCACAAAATAGGCTTTATTGGCCAGGGGTGGATTGGCAAGAACTATGCAGATGATTTCGAAAATCGTGGATTTGCCGTTGTTCGTTATTCGCTTGAGCCGGAATATATAGAAAATAAAAAGAAAATAAAAGATTGCGAATTCGTATTTATTGCGGTGCCGACACCAACGAAACAGACCGGTTTTGATATGAGCTATCTGCATGCGGTCTTACCACTCGTAGGCAAAGGCAAGGTTGCGATAATTAAGTCAACGATAATCCCAGGCAGTACGAAAAAACTTGCGAAAGAATTCACGCATTGTACCGTCTTTCATTCACCGGAATTTCTCGTCGAGAAGACTGCAGCACAGAACGCATCACATCCAGACAGAAATATTATCGGTGTGCCAGTCTGGGACGACAAGCACAAGAAGATTGCGAACGAAATTCTGAATATATTGCCAAAGGCGGCGTATGAGCTCATTTGCACAGCTGAAGAAGCGGAAATTATAAAATATGCACACAATATTCACGGCGTGATGCAGGTCGTATTCGCCAATACGCTTTTCGACCTTGGTACGGCGCACAAGGCAGACTGGGAACGTATAAAGAGCGCAATTTCTGCCGACCCGTATATGTGCGATAAGTACCTTAACCCAGTTCACAAGAGCGGGCGAGGTGCCGGCGGCGACTGCTTCGTCAAAGACTTCGAGGCCTTTATAGAATCATATTCAAAAAGCCTGAATGATAATATTGGAAAAAAAGTATTCGAGGCAATACGAGATAAAAATATTTCACTGCTTCGCGGTTCACAAAAAGATTTGGATAAAATTAAAGCGGTATATGGCGAGTAG
- a CDS encoding FAD-dependent oxidoreductase → MKIVKTETLIIGAGPAGLATAMELSKAGKEFILIERQASVGGLSKTYTFTESDGLTFYTDNGPHRFFSKNPHLYKFIEDILHEKWIKVRRQTRQFIDGKFYDYPVNAPQALRNLGTSKAIRMGIDYAIAKLHYGLFRKKIASFEDYVVANFGRSLGEFSMINYTEKIWGISAKDIHPDWAAQRIKGLSFISLLKEAGAKLFVAGGGRKKPKSLIDTFYYPAQGTGLIYETIKTRLLEKGYRVLLNTAPKTFQHANGTIYSVVVDSPEGELLFECKQVVESIPMTEFVKMLRPLPPKPILESLAKLRHRSQVYLFVTLNKESVTPDQWIYFPSKHVPIGRVSEMKNFSSHMSPPGKTSLFIEYFCFEGDEVWNMNAEQLFAYTLPYILEAGLFTAAEVRNYYMIKQKNVYPIYDLHYKEYLSVVKNYLDTFTNLFYIGRPGRFRYNNQDHSLEMGMLAAKSIIDGTHYDIESVGEEKEYFEKGTVPSGTTGA, encoded by the coding sequence ATGAAAATAGTAAAAACTGAAACACTTATCATTGGTGCCGGACCTGCGGGGCTCGCGACCGCCATGGAACTCTCAAAGGCAGGCAAAGAATTTATTCTTATCGAACGGCAAGCTTCTGTCGGCGGACTTTCCAAGACATATACATTCACCGAAAGTGATGGTCTGACGTTTTATACCGATAATGGACCTCATCGCTTTTTTTCGAAAAACCCACATTTATACAAGTTTATTGAAGACATTTTGCATGAAAAATGGATTAAGGTGAGGCGCCAGACGAGGCAGTTCATTGACGGAAAGTTTTACGATTATCCCGTGAATGCTCCGCAAGCTTTACGCAACCTTGGTACATCAAAAGCAATCCGCATGGGTATCGACTATGCAATCGCGAAGCTACACTATGGATTGTTCAGAAAAAAAATAGCAAGTTTTGAAGATTATGTCGTCGCGAACTTTGGACGATCGCTTGGAGAGTTTAGTATGATCAATTACACAGAAAAGATCTGGGGAATTTCAGCAAAGGACATCCACCCGGATTGGGCGGCACAACGCATAAAAGGACTAAGCTTTATTTCATTATTGAAAGAAGCTGGAGCAAAACTTTTTGTGGCGGGTGGGGGCCGAAAGAAACCGAAATCTTTGATAGACACGTTTTACTATCCTGCGCAAGGAACGGGTCTCATTTATGAAACGATCAAAACGCGTCTTCTTGAAAAAGGATACCGCGTGTTACTTAACACTGCGCCAAAAACATTCCAGCACGCAAACGGAACTATATACTCGGTCGTCGTAGATTCTCCGGAAGGCGAGCTACTTTTTGAATGCAAACAGGTAGTAGAGTCGATTCCGATGACTGAATTCGTAAAAATGCTCCGGCCGCTGCCACCCAAACCCATACTTGAGTCATTAGCAAAACTACGCCACCGCAGCCAGGTGTATCTTTTCGTCACACTGAATAAGGAGTCCGTCACCCCCGATCAGTGGATTTACTTTCCTTCAAAGCACGTACCCATAGGACGGGTTAGTGAAATGAAAAATTTCAGTAGCCACATGAGTCCTCCGGGAAAGACCTCACTTTTCATTGAGTATTTCTGTTTTGAGGGAGACGAAGTGTGGAACATGAACGCGGAGCAGCTTTTTGCGTACACCTTGCCATATATTCTCGAGGCTGGTCTATTTACAGCAGCTGAAGTACGAAACTATTACATGATCAAACAAAAGAATGTGTATCCGATTTATGATCTACACTACAAGGAATATTTATCAGTAGTCAAGAACTATTTGGACACATTTACAAACCTGTTTTACATTGGGCGCCCGGGAAGATTCCGCTATAACAACCAGGATCATTCGCTCGAGATGGGAATGTTAGCCGCGAAGAGCATTATCGACGGCACACACTACGATATCGAATCCGTGGGCGAGGAAAAAGAATATTTTGAAAAGGGCACGGTACCCTCGGGTACAACAGGCGCATAA
- a CDS encoding glycosyltransferase family 39 protein, producing the protein MKPEAAQDSYNERLLFGLGLLARLSAFFLLLFFYGAGAFYAANNGISITGNDLQNYLLDARNLVHHGVYSRFPDPPFQPDSFRTPLFPLLLAPAVYFFGISGIWIAVLVLDVFLSGIGIYVYRLAQLFLSKNASFIAGLLIVIWPLLAYQTNLLEPDALFVFLFVYVIYRLVRFSRTEKTTDLVLSAVALGLSILAKPVGTYLIPLLALWIGCMCYRKLKIATAVRHALLFIALSSLVLVPWVIRNKIVFGVAELSSITAYNFYAYHTHDFIFADESQPIAPSQVREPERNLSYSSQYMHVVLQRISHNPIGYAGEHFVGFIRNLVANDLSAIYYLDHAKIIPFPYNPETKDPWSEFLKYATQFVFVFVYLAIGSLLWKVRKNKDLYYTLLLFAFCVLYFTITPGPSSNPKYRLPALPFIVILFVYFCEYMKKTPKTRPVDTRQS; encoded by the coding sequence ATGAAGCCTGAAGCTGCACAAGATAGCTATAATGAACGACTATTGTTTGGGCTTGGTCTGCTCGCCCGCTTGTCGGCATTTTTTCTCCTCCTTTTTTTTTATGGCGCCGGCGCTTTCTATGCTGCGAACAATGGTATCTCCATAACCGGTAATGATCTCCAAAATTACCTTCTCGATGCGCGAAATTTGGTACACCACGGCGTCTACTCTCGATTTCCTGATCCGCCGTTCCAGCCGGATAGTTTCCGCACGCCCTTATTTCCGCTTCTTCTTGCCCCCGCTGTTTACTTTTTTGGAATATCCGGAATCTGGATAGCCGTTTTAGTTTTAGACGTGTTCCTTTCGGGAATCGGTATCTACGTCTATCGACTTGCTCAATTATTTCTCTCGAAAAATGCGAGTTTTATTGCTGGTCTGCTGATCGTTATTTGGCCGCTTTTGGCATATCAAACTAATCTACTCGAACCAGATGCGCTCTTCGTCTTTCTGTTTGTCTATGTGATATACAGACTCGTACGATTCAGTCGTACCGAAAAAACGACAGACCTCGTTCTCTCGGCTGTTGCGCTCGGTTTAAGTATCTTGGCTAAGCCGGTCGGCACGTATCTCATCCCGCTTCTTGCACTATGGATTGGGTGCATGTGTTATCGCAAACTGAAAATCGCAACTGCCGTCAGACATGCGTTGTTGTTTATTGCGTTGTCGTCCCTTGTGCTCGTGCCGTGGGTCATTAGAAATAAAATTGTTTTTGGAGTCGCCGAATTATCCTCAATCACCGCGTATAATTTTTACGCGTACCACACTCACGATTTTATATTCGCCGATGAATCACAACCGATAGCCCCGTCACAAGTCAGAGAGCCTGAAAGAAATCTATCGTATTCATCACAATATATGCACGTGGTCCTACAACGAATAAGCCACAACCCCATCGGGTATGCCGGCGAGCATTTCGTCGGTTTCATACGCAACCTGGTAGCAAATGACCTGTCCGCAATATATTACCTTGACCACGCAAAGATCATCCCTTTTCCCTACAATCCCGAGACCAAAGATCCGTGGAGTGAATTTTTGAAGTATGCGACCCAGTTCGTTTTTGTATTCGTGTACCTGGCCATCGGGTCATTGTTGTGGAAGGTGCGGAAAAATAAAGACCTCTATTACACATTACTGCTCTTTGCGTTTTGCGTGCTGTATTTTACCATTACTCCCGGACCGAGCAGTAATCCGAAATATCGATTGCCTGCGCTACCATTTATTGTCATACTCTTCGTATACTTTTGTGAGTATATGAAAAAGACGCCCAAAACTAGACCCGTCGACACCAGACAGTCATGA
- a CDS encoding NAD(P)/FAD-dependent oxidoreductase, whose translation MIEKKQKVIIIGAGPAGLTAGLELLRHGQEVLILEEDPTYVGGISRTVNYKGYRFDIGGHRFFSKNQEVMQWWHAILGNDFLQRPRSSRWFYKKKFFSYPIKPFEISWKFGPVFALRFVGSYTYRRFFPIKPVTNMKAWFQNNFGDFLAKPFFIDYNEKLWGIPCDQLATDFATQRIKGVSVWNTLIDPLKKKFSSGSGVKSFIDTFNYPKLGPGQMWEKVAKVIREKGGTIQLGNKVTDIHIVHGRVEYVEVLRNGVKEQIRGDQFVSTMPFRELAIQIAPPLSNGVLEAAQKLKMRDFITVGIIVNEPNICPDNWIYTHDEGMKPIRFQNYKNWSPFMVPDSSKTVIGLEYTCNAITSDLLWGMTDEELKKQGISDFLRLGFVTRDKILDASVIRMKNVYPVYDLEYQEKISRIRAEVDSISNLHPIGRGGIHKYNNSDHSMVTAFLAVKNIMAGERKYDVFNVNSDAEYHEEEQKKWPYNIPRF comes from the coding sequence ATGATTGAAAAAAAACAGAAAGTAATAATTATCGGTGCCGGCCCGGCAGGTTTGACTGCGGGGCTCGAACTTCTTCGTCACGGACAAGAGGTGTTGATTCTCGAAGAAGATCCTACTTACGTAGGAGGAATCTCTCGAACAGTGAATTACAAAGGGTATCGCTTCGATATAGGCGGGCACCGATTTTTTTCGAAAAATCAAGAAGTAATGCAATGGTGGCATGCTATTTTGGGAAACGACTTCTTGCAACGGCCGCGGAGTTCCCGCTGGTTTTATAAAAAGAAATTTTTTTCATATCCCATTAAACCTTTTGAGATATCGTGGAAGTTTGGGCCGGTGTTTGCTCTTCGATTTGTCGGGTCATATACGTACCGCAGATTTTTCCCTATCAAACCGGTGACCAACATGAAGGCATGGTTCCAAAATAACTTCGGCGACTTTTTGGCAAAACCTTTTTTCATCGACTATAACGAAAAGTTATGGGGAATACCGTGCGACCAGCTTGCCACCGATTTTGCGACACAGCGCATAAAAGGGGTGTCGGTATGGAACACGCTGATTGATCCGCTCAAGAAAAAGTTCAGTAGCGGAAGTGGTGTCAAAAGCTTTATTGATACCTTTAACTATCCAAAATTAGGTCCCGGCCAAATGTGGGAGAAGGTGGCGAAGGTGATACGAGAAAAAGGAGGTACAATACAGTTGGGCAATAAGGTGACAGATATTCATATTGTGCACGGTCGCGTTGAATATGTAGAAGTTCTGCGGAACGGAGTCAAGGAGCAGATACGAGGCGATCAATTTGTATCGACGATGCCGTTTAGAGAGCTCGCCATTCAAATCGCACCACCGCTGTCAAACGGAGTTTTGGAAGCTGCGCAAAAGCTAAAAATGCGCGATTTCATCACTGTTGGCATCATCGTAAATGAGCCAAATATTTGTCCTGACAACTGGATCTATACGCATGACGAGGGTATGAAGCCTATACGCTTTCAAAACTATAAAAATTGGAGTCCATTCATGGTCCCCGACAGCAGTAAAACGGTTATTGGACTTGAGTATACATGTAACGCGATTACCAGCGATCTGCTCTGGGGCATGACTGATGAGGAGTTGAAAAAACAGGGTATCAGTGACTTTTTAAGGTTAGGTTTTGTCACGCGGGATAAAATTCTTGATGCCTCGGTTATACGCATGAAGAACGTGTACCCTGTCTACGACCTCGAATATCAAGAAAAGATATCGCGTATTCGTGCAGAGGTAGACAGCATAAGCAACTTGCACCCGATTGGCCGAGGAGGCATTCATAAGTACAATAACAGCGACCACTCTATGGTGACGGCATTTCTTGCGGTCAAGAATATTATGGCCGGCGAACGCAAGTACGACGTGTTTAATGTAAACTCGGACGCAGAGTATCATGAAGAGGAGCAAAAAAAATGGCCGTATAACATTCCTAGGTTTTAA